A genomic window from Meleagris gallopavo isolate NT-WF06-2002-E0010 breed Aviagen turkey brand Nicholas breeding stock chromosome 23, Turkey_5.1, whole genome shotgun sequence includes:
- the PPCS gene encoding phosphopantothenate--cysteine ligase isoform X2, translated as MKMVPKMLSPLVKEWAPEAFVISFKLETDPLILIDKSRQALEKYRHQVVVANILESRRTSVIIVTKDSQTPLTLSEEEIAQGMEIEEKIVSYLQGQHTLFMEKKI; from the coding sequence ATGAAGATGGTGCCAAAAATGCTGTCTCCTCTCGTCAAAGAATGGGCTCCGGAGGCTTTTgttatttcctttaaattgGAAACAGATCCCTTGATCTTGATCGATAAATCACGCCAGGCTCTGGAGAAATATCGTCACCAGGTGGTGGTGGCAAATATCCTGGAGTCACGAAGAACCTCTGTTATTATTGTAACCAAAGACTCACAGACTCCATTGACTCTTTCTGAGGAGGAAATAGCGCAAGGCatggaaatagaagaaaaaatagtgaGCTATCTTCAGGGCCAACATACCTtatttatggaaaagaaaatctga
- the PPCS gene encoding phosphopantothenate--cysteine ligase isoform X1, which translates to MASGGVGSAACCRTAVRKGLAAPCRLPAVMVVSLAGSSVMFYLAAAVSDFYIPASEMSEHKIQSSEGALQITMKMVPKMLSPLVKEWAPEAFVISFKLETDPLILIDKSRQALEKYRHQVVVANILESRRTSVIIVTKDSQTPLTLSEEEIAQGMEIEEKIVSYLQGQHTLFMEKKI; encoded by the exons ATGGCATCAGGTGGTGTTGGCAGCGCAGCCTGCTGCAGAACGGCGGTGCGGAAGGGCCTGGCTGCTCCGtgcaggctgccagcagtgaTGGTTGTGTCTCTTGCAGGCTCCAGCGTTATGTTTTACTTGGCAGCTGCAGTGTCTGATTTCTACATCCCTGCCTCGGAGATGTCTGAGCACAAGATCCAGTCCTCAGAGGGAGCCCTGCAG ATTACTATGAAGATGGTGCCAAAAATGCTGTCTCCTCTCGTCAAAGAATGGGCTCCGGAGGCTTTTgttatttcctttaaattgGAAACAGATCCCTTGATCTTGATCGATAAATCACGCCAGGCTCTGGAGAAATATCGTCACCAGGTGGTGGTGGCAAATATCCTGGAGTCACGAAGAACCTCTGTTATTATTGTAACCAAAGACTCACAGACTCCATTGACTCTTTCTGAGGAGGAAATAGCGCAAGGCatggaaatagaagaaaaaatagtgaGCTATCTTCAGGGCCAACATACCTtatttatggaaaagaaaatctga
- the CCDC30 gene encoding coiled-coil domain-containing protein 30, with product MNGGRVVEQLKEEISEYQKGEKRGFPLPTPGKTEEAAACSLQGTKDEGRAEGDCITGKAGSGQEDRCQGSETLHKRCREVIENIEGRNSQLLHKLHKLEQEHEDLVERNEELESILGETQIQTKQDKEQFESEVEGLHRKITSLETELLEVQKNKTEMSGEEQASDGAQEMQEMLQSCQETIEKLGSQLGERREWRKQLASELELLREDLKAEKKGLPNTKPELKSQSVQRTSASGDFINASPERLQKDNALLETEVSELVRENEQVNKLQQQREDVSMDGRAYEEQMAKVVFLEEQIRNLTDEQEQLCSELLESNKKREELEKQLKESNEEKQLLLEEIAQLKQDIVTTREQRDNTFEEALRMNQSTVHRDNRFLTSQSSAGSLDGSIKQSLSEERFQQQEERLQQLRHDLRRVQNLCSSAERELRYEREKNIDLQKQNLLLQQECTKVKAELKQARTKLLDTTETCSSLSAEWEKSQQKVKELEQELLKCSQAEKLQSSLQEKLVQEKSKVYEAQKQIQQKLKDSQHQLLLAEARVSDKKLLEEELKEARENEARVQQELREELLKRKLLEQQVEELRQQLRHSHETEASLAKMHVELQAKTLHALEDDKKADSGEHLQCQKESQKLSEQLSLLKEENKALYEEGVRLLNQKDLYVRKYNEMHLRHKDKIRRAKATFIQEVKQRDSRIKQLENELSESKLQVEKGKALIAQITTENEKLLQERRRLLQRIIDQEETPWSNRSMVAALQSRMKILDEENMRLHESKLHLSGHMQPSQRALRSIHTPSTEDLKSANFSERQLQSKVPASSPRASFPPREPPESLSSLKPVHDSKPEGGAESQDSSFCLSPSQPSEIGYLNVASPGDTTASQLQEESQSISSENF from the exons ATGAATGGAGGCAGGGTG gttGAACAGCTGAAAGAGGAGATCAGTGAGTATCAGAAGGGTGAGAAACGAGGATTCCCCCTGCCCACACCAGGCAAGACTGAAGAAGCTGCAGCTTGCTCACTGCAG GGCACAAAGGATGAAGGGAGAGCTGAAGGGGATTGTATTACAGGCAAAGCTGGCTCAGGTCAAGAAGACAGATGTCAGGGTAGTGAAACTCTTCATAAAAG GTGTCGAGAGGTGATTGAAAACATCGAGGGCAGGAATTCACAGCTccttcacaagctgcacaaacTTGAGCAGGAGCACGAGGATTTGGTAGAGCGCAATGAAGAGCTGGAATCAATTCTGGGAGAGACACAGATCCAAACAAagcaggacaaggagcagtTTGAGAGTGAGGTGGAGGGACTTCACCGGAAA ATCACGAGTTTAGAGACGGAATTGCTTGAagtgcagaagaacaaaacagagaTGAGTGGGGAAGAGCAGGCATCTGATGGAGCACAGGAGATGCAAGAG ATGCTGCAAAGCTGTCAGGAGACGATAGAAAAGTTGGGAAGTCAGCTGGGAGAGCGTAGGGAATGGAGAAAACAACTTGCATCTGAACTTGAGCTGTTAAGAGAAGATCTGAAGGCTGAGAAGAAG GGCTTGCCTAACACAAAACCAGAGCTTAAAAGCCAGAGTGTCCAAAGAACTTCAGCAAGCGGAGATTTCATTAATGCTTCCCCCGAGAGGCTACAAAAAGATAATGCTCTACTAGAAACAGAG GTCTCTGAGCTTGTCCGAGAAAATGAGCAGGTTAACAAACTTCAGCAGCAACGGGAAGATGTGAGTATGGATGGAAGGGCGTATGAAGAGCAGATGGCCAAAGTGGTGTTTTTGGAAGAACAGATCCGGAACCTGACAGATGAACAAGAACAGCTCTG TTCTGAATTACTTGAAAGCAACAAGAAGAGGGAGGAGCTagaaaagcagctgaaggagagcaatgaagaaaaacagttgcTGCTGGAAGAAATTGCCCAGCTAAAGCAAGATATCGTGACTACCAGGGAGCAGCGTGACAACACATTTGAGGAGGCTTTGAGGATGAATCAAAGCACAGTCCATAGAGACAACAGGTTTCTTACgtcacagagctctgcaggcagtTTAGATGGGAGCATCAAACAG AGCCTGTCTGAAGAGAGATTCCAACAGCAGGAGgaaaggctgcagcagctgcggCACGACCTGCGTCGGGTGCAGAACCTGTGCAGCTCAGCTGAGAGGGAGCTGAGATAcgaaagggagaaaaacattgacttacaaaaacaaaatctcttgCTTCAGCAGGAATGCACCAAG GTCAAAGCTGAACTGAAGCAAGCCCGGACAAAACTCTTGGACACGACTGAAACGTGCTCCTCTCTGTCAGCAGAGTGGGAGAAGAGCCAGCAGAAGGTCAAAGAACTTGAACAAGAGCTCTTGAAGTGCTCACAGGCTGAGAAATTGCAGAGCAGTCTGCAAGAGAAACTTGTGCAGGAGAAATCCAAAGTGTACGAAGCACAAAAACAG ATCCAGCAAAAGCTGAAAGATTCACAGCACCAACTCCTGCTGGCAGAAGCCCGTGTTTCTGACAAGAAACTCCTGGAGGAGGAGCTGAAGGAAGCTCGAGAAAATGAGGCTCGAGTGCAGCAAGAGCTCCgtgaggagctgctgaaaaG GAAGCTCCTGGAGCAGCAGGTGGAGGAACTGCGGCAGCAGCTGCGGCATTCCCACGAGACAGAGGCATCGCTGGCCAAGATGCACGTGGAGCTGCAGGCCAAGACTCTGCATGCCTTGGAAGATGACAAGAAAGCTGACTCAGGCGAG CACCTCCAGTGTCAAAAGGAGAGCCAGAAGCTTTCAGAGCAACTCTCACTgctgaaggaggaaaacaaggctCTTTATGAGGAAGGAGTCCGTCTCCTCAACCAGAAGGATCTGTATGTCAG GAAATATAATGAAATGCACCTCCGCCACAAAGACAAGATCCGCAGAGCCAAAGCAACGTTTATCCAAGAGGTGAAACAAAGGGACAGCAGAATTAAGCAGCTTGAAAATGAGCTCAGTGAATCAAAACTCCAAGTGGAAAAG GGGAAGGCACTGATTGCACAGATCACTACTGAGAATGAGAAGTTACTCCAGGAAAGAAGACGGCTCCTCCAGAGGATAATTGACCAAGAGGAGACCCCTTGGAGCAACAGGTCTATGGttgctgccctgcagagcag AATGAAGATCCTGGATGAGGAGAACATGCGGCTGCATGAGAGCAAACTCCATCTCTCTGGCCACATGCAGCCCTCGCAGCGCGCGCTGAGGAGCATCCAcactcccagcacagag GACTTGAAGAGTGCCAACTTCTCTGAACGGCAGCTACAGAGTAAGGTGCCGGCGTCGTCTCCCCGTGCCAG tttCCCACCACGAGAACCACCAGAGTCCCTCAGCAGCCTGAAGCCCGTGCACGACTCCAAGCCtgaaggaggagctgagagcCAGGATTCGTCCTTTTGCTTGTCCCCCTCTCAGCCTTCAGAGATTGGGTACCTGAATGTAGCCTCACCTGGAGACACCACAgcctcccagctgcaggaggagagtCAGAGCATCAGCTCTGAGAACTTCTAA